The following nucleotide sequence is from Pseudomonas sp. RC10.
CATCAGCCCCTCTAAGCGCCAGTGGGTGTATTCCGCCAAGCCCCGGATTGACAAGGCCTGGACTGGATAATGGCCCCTTGCCTGGAAACGCTGTTCACATAAGTGGAAACATGGGCTGTTCAAAAACCTTAGGTCGTGCTAAAACCTTCAAAGCGCTTTACCTAGCTGCTTGAAAAAGAAGGGAAAAATATGACGAAGTCGGAGTTGATCGATCGAATTGTCACCCATCAAGGACTGCTCTCATCCAAAGATGTGGAGCTGGCCATCAAGACCATGCTTGAGCAGATGTCGCAGTGCCTCGCCACCGGCGACCGTATTGAGATACGGGGCTTTGGCAGCTTCTCCCTGCATTACCGCGCGCCTCGCGTGGGTCGCA
It contains:
- the ihfB gene encoding integration host factor subunit beta, with amino-acid sequence MTKSELIDRIVTHQGLLSSKDVELAIKTMLEQMSQCLATGDRIEIRGFGSFSLHYRAPRVGRNPKTGQSVSLDGKFVPHFKPGKELRDRVNEDEEHELQ